The DNA sequence TTTCCAAGCTCATCTAATATATAATTATCATTTAAATCAAAATTAGATGAAAGATCTATTATGCATAATATCAGATCTGCTTCATTTAATAGTTTTTTTGTTTTATTTATACCTTCATTCTCAATTTCATCCTTGCAATATCTAAAACCAGCTGTATCAATTAAAGTAATATTAAAATTATCAAGATAAAAATCCTTTTCTATATAATCCCTTGTTGTCCCTTGTGTTTCAGAAACAATAGACCTATCCTCATTTAATAAATAGTTGAACAATGATGATTTACCAACATTTGTCTTACCAACAATTACAATATTAACGGAGTTATTAAAAATATTCCTATATCTTTCATATCCCTTAATCAATGATAATATAGCATCTTGCAAAGAACACAAATCGTTCTTTAAATATCCTAAAGAATCCTTAGCAAAATCTTCCTCAGGATAATCTATATATGCCTCTACAGTTGATGCAATATCTATTAACCTATCTTTAATATTATTTATCTTTTTTCTTAGTACTCCATCTAATTGTAAAAAGGAGGTTTTTAATGCAAATTCATTTGATGCATCAATAATGTTTTTTATAGCCTCTGCCTGTGTTAAATCAATCTTTCCATTTAAAAAAGCCCTTTTTGTAAACTCCCCTGGATCAGCTAATCTAATGCCTTTTTTTGAAAAAGAACTTAACGCCTTTTTTGCTAATATTGGGTTACCGTGAAATGAAATTTCAACTATATCCTCACCAGTATATGAATGGGGAGCCTTAAAATAATAGTATATAACATAATCCTGCAAATTTTCAGATGCGTCCTCAAATAAACCAAAATTCACAATTCTACTTTTTATTTTTTTTTTATTCTTAATAAAATCTAAACTATGAAGTGCATCTTCACCTGAAATCCTAAAAACAATGATAGGAGATTTTTTTATTGGAGTTATTGGAGCAACAATTGTATCCATCTATAATCTAAAGGTTGTTATGCATCTTAAAAGCTTTAAGGGTGTTGTACATTAGCATAGCTATTGTCATTGGTCCAACACCCCCTGGGACAGGGGTAATATATGAAGCCTTATTTTTTACGCTTTCAAAATCCACATCTCCAACTACCTTTTTGTTATCTCTACTAATACCAACATCAACTACAACAGCCCCATCTTTAACATATTCTTGAGACACAAAATGGCCCTTTCCGATAGCAGATATAAGCAAATCAGCGTTACTACACAACTCTTTTATATTTTTTGTTTTAGAATGACATATTGTTACAGTAGCATCCTTTCTTAACAAAAGAGGTATTAATGGCTTTCCAACTATATTTGATCTCCCTAATATAACGGCATTCATACCACTAATATTTATATTATATTCATCTAACAATTTAATAATGCCAAGGGGCGTACAAGGAACAAAACAATTGTGCCCAATAATATTAGATCCCGCATTAAAGGGATGAAAGCCATCAACATCTTTATCAGGTAAAATAGAATTAATAATATTAATATTATTAATATGCGCTGGAAGAGGTAATTGTACTAATATTCCATCAATATTTTTATCTTTATTTAAAGAATCAATAATATTGAGCAATTTTTCCTCACTAATATCACTACTATATTTAAGTACTTTAGAGTCTATACCTATATATTCTGAGGTCTTCTTTTTCCTATTTACATATATTTCACTAGCTTGGTTATCGCCAACTAGAACTACAGCTAACGATGGTGCTCTATAATCTTTTTGAACAATACTAGAAATCTCATTTTTTATACTCTCTTTAATCTTTTTTGAAGTCTTTTTGCCATCTAATATTATTGCCATTTTAATCTCTAAACTATTGTTGTTGTAATAACTTCATCATCTTTTAACGTTATTAATTTAACTCCTTGAGAACCTCTACTTAATATTGATATATCTTTTATAGCTATTTTAATGTTTTTCCCTTTTTTTGTGCTCAATATCACTTCGTTATCTAGTCCAACTGGATTTGCACTAACTAAATCCCCTGTCTTACCACTAATCTTACAAATCTTTATACCTTTACCTCCCCTTTGTTGACACCTATATTCATTTATATTTGATAGCTTACCATAGCCCTTTGATGTAACAGTTAATATATAATCTTCATCGTATAAAGGAAAAGATGATATAACCTCATCATCTTCATCAAGTCTAATTCCAATAACTCCAATAGCATTTCTGCCTATATCACTTAGGGTATTAGCCTTAAAATTTATTGACTTACCTTTTTTAGTTGCAATGATTACCTTTCTATCTTCTCTAACAATATAGGTTGATATAATCTCATCATTTTCTCTTAATCTAGTTGCTATAACACCACTTCTAAGAGTCCTAAAATGGGTTACACTGCTTTTTTTAACTATACCAAATTTTGTTACAAAAAATATATACGAATCCTTGATATCCTTTGATACATTTAACATTGACTGTATCTTCTCGTTAGCAGAAAACTCAATTAAATTGCCCACATATCCGCCTTTAGAACTCCAATTAACCTCAGGTATCTGATAGGCCTTTAGATAATATACCTTTCCTCTATTAGTGAAAAACATAATATTGTCGTGATTTTTTGCTACTATAGATAGTTTTACAAAATCATCATCCCTATAATTGGCCCCATGCTTACCACTTCCACCCCTTTTTTGCTTTCTTATATCGTTCTTTTCCATTCTCTTTATATAACCGCTTCTAGATAAAATAACAATCTTTTCAACATTTGGGATCAAGTCGATCTCATTTATTTCTTTTGCACCGTCTATTATTAAAGTTCTTCTCTTATCAGCAAATTGACTTTTAACCTCCAAGAGTTCTTCCTTAATTAAAGACATTAATACACCATTATTAGTCAAAATTTCATTATAATAATCAATCTTTTCTTTAGTTTCTTGAAATTCACGCCTTATATTTGAGACCTCTAAGGAGGTTAATTTTTGAAGCTGCATTTTCAAAATAGCATCAGTTTGTTTACTGTCGAGCTCTAAATTTTCCATTAATTTTCTAGCTGCCTCATCTGGATTTTTAGAATTTTTTATAATATTAATAACATAATCAATATTTTCTAGTGCTTTTATTAAACCTTCTAATATATGTAGGGTTTCATTTGCTTTCTTTAATAAATATTTAGTTCTTCTGACAACAATCTGTATCCTATAGTTGATAAAGCTGTTTAACAATTTAATTAGATTAAAGGTTTTTGGCTTCCCTTCTTCAATAGCAATAAATTGATAATGTTGTTTTTCCTCTAACTTTGTCTCTTTATATAATTTATTTAATATAACTTCACTGTTTTCACCTTTTTTAATGTCTACCACAACGCGAATACCATCCCTATCTGATTCATCTCTTAAGTCACTAATACCTGTTATCTTCTTTTCATTTACAAGCCTTGCAATATCCTCTATAAGCTTTGATTTGTTAACCTTATAAGGTAATTCCGTAATTATAATCTGTTCTTTCCCGTTATTTTCAATTGATGCCTTACCTCTCAATAGTAATGAACCTTTACCTGTTTCATATAATTCTCTAATTGACTCAGGCGAGATAATTTCTCCAGCTGTCGGATAATCAGGCCCTTTTATTATATTAAGTATATCATCTAATGTAATCTCAGGGTTATCTATTAAACAAATAAGGGCATCTATAATCTCTCCCAAGTTATGAGGTGGTATTTCTGTTGACATACCAACTGCAATACCAGAACAACCATTTATAAGTAAGTTTGGCACTTTTGTAGGTAAAACGATTGGTTCACTTTCAGATCCATCGTAATTAGGGATAAAATCTACTGTGTCTTTTTCAATATCAGCTAAACAATATTCGGCAATTTTTGTAAGTCTCGCTTCAGTATATCTCATAGCTGCTGGCGGATCATCATCAATAGAACCAAAATTGCCTTGTCCATCTACAAGTGAATATCTCATTAAAAAATCCTGAGCCAACCTAACAAGTGCATCATATACAGATGTATCACCATGAGGATGATATTTACCAATAACCTCACCTACAATTCTCGCAGATTTTCTAAAAGGTTTATTATAATGTAGGCCCATCTTATGCATTGCATATAAAATGCGTCTATGAACAGGTTTTAAGCCATCCCTTACATCAGGCAATGCCCTACTAATAATAACAGACATTGCATAATCTAAATAATCCTTCCTAATTGACTCTTCAAGCTGAATGTTAATTATGTTTTTGCTCATCAAATTCCCTATATATCAATATTTTTTGCATATATTGCATTATCTTGGATAAACTCTCTACGTGGCTTTGCATCATCACCCATTAAAATTGTTATAATATTATCAACATTTTCTATGTCACTAGCCTTAATTCTATAAAGAGAGCGAGTTTCTGGGTTCATTGTTGTTTCCCATAATTGATCTGGGTTCATTTCACCTAAACCCTTATAACGTTGTATATTTATGTTTTTACTGCCTTTATCCTTTATATATTCAACCAATTCTTTTGTATCATTGAATGTATAATTATTATTTTCATTTTTAACATTAAAGGGTGGTCCATCTAGCAACCTAATATACTCTGATAATCTTACTAATTCGACAAACTCAGGGGTTGACAATAAATCAGTATTTATTTTTATAGTATTACCTGTATCATCCTTTAAATATATATTATATCTTTGAAATTCCTCATTAAAATTAATTTTAAAATTTTTAAATAAATCTAATACACTTTTGGATTTTAAATATTCTATCAAGTCTTCAACATATTTTAAATCTGAAAATTTGTTTATATTGATATGATCATACATAGTTAATGATCTTATTAGCAAATCATTATAACCTTTTAAAACATATTTGTTTATTAGATTTTCATATTTTACAATCTTTGATAACACATGTATATAATCTATTTCTGTTTTATTATTAATAGTTATATCACTTGAACCGTAGGAAATTAATAGATCGCTTAAATCCTTTTCATTGTAAAGATATTTAACCTCTTTTCCTTTCTTTACTCTATATAGTGGTGGTTTGGCTGTGTATAAAAAGCCGTGCTCAATAAGAGGTCTCATATATCTAAAGAAAAACGTTAACAATAGGGTTGTTATATGTAGTCCATCCACATCTGCATCAGTCATAATAATTACTTTATGATAACGCAATTTTCCAACATTGAAATCCTTTTCACCAAAACCTGCCCCTAAGGCTGAAACAATTGATCTGATTTCTTCATTATTCAACAAACGATGATCCTTAGCTTTTTCTGCATTTAAGGGTTTTCCTTTTAGCGGTAAGATTGCTTGAAAATGCCTTGATCTACACTGCTTTGCTGAGCCCCCTGCAGAATCACCCTCAACAATAAATAATTCAGATAATTCTGGATTTTTTTCCTGACAATCTGCCAATTTTCCTGGCAATCTAGTGCTTTCTAAAGCGCTCTTTCTTCTTGTAACCTCTTTTGCTTTCTTTGCCGCAAGTCTAGCTTCATATGCTCTATAAGCTTTTTTATATATTTCTTGTATTATTTTCTTATTTTTTTCAAAATAATCTGATAACTCCCTATTCATTACCTCGTTTACAGCAGTCTTTGCTATTGAAGAACCTAATTTTGATTTTGTTTGTCCTTCAAATATAGGGTTATGCATTTTAATAGATATAATACCTACTAGCCCCTCTCTTATATCATCACCAATAATATTTACATTATTATTCCCAATGTTATATTTTTTACAGTAATCGTTGAATAATTTTGTTAGTGCAATTTTAAAACCCTCTTCATGCTTACCTCCTTCATGGGTAGGTATGTTATTAACAAAAGATACAATTTTCTCATCAAAATATTCTAAAACGTAAGATAAAGCGATCTCTACCATTATAATTAATTCTTTATCATCCTTTTTATAACTATAAGCTCCTTTTATATGGATTGCTTCATCAAGGAGTCTTTTTTTATGACCTATTAAATAATCAATAAAACCTGTTAACCCTTTTTCTGATAAAAACTCCTGTCTTCTTTCAGATCTTTCATCAATAATTGTAATGTGCAAATTTCTATTTAAAAATGATAACTCTCTTAATCTTTTTGATATATACTCATAAGAAAAATCAATACTTTCAAATATTAAAGGATCTGGTTTGAATGTAATTTTTGTTCCACTTTTACCAGTATTTCCTATTTCTTTTAGAGCTTCACTAATCTTTCCTCTTTCAAATCTTTCATAATAAACATGCCCACCCCTTTTTACAACAACCTCTAAAAACTCAGAGAGTGCGTTTACAACTGATATTCCAACACCATGTAAGCCCCCTGATGTTTTATAAACATTGTTATCAAACTTACCGCCTGCATGTAAAGTTGTTAAAACAACTTCTAATGTTGGTTTTTTTGCAGTAGGATGTTCACCTATAGGAATACCCCTGCCATCATCTTCTATTGTGATTGAACCATCTATATGTATTGTAACTATTATATTTTTACAAAAACCAGCAACTGCTTCATCTATAGAGTTGTCAATAACCTCAAATACCAAATGATGCAAACCCCTTTCATCTACTGAACCAATATACATACCAGGACTTTGCCTAACAGGGGTTAGGCCATCTAGCACACGTATACTACTTTCATCATACAATATCTCATCCTTCATAAATCACCTTTGCTATATTTTTGTAAATAAAAAATCCTATGACAATACTATATATTTTATATTTAGATCTAAAATTGTCAATAATTGGTTAATATTAACCCTCTATTGAAATAGTAACCATAAGATACTTATAGTTATTTTCATCAGGTTT is a window from the Deferribacterota bacterium genome containing:
- the mnmE gene encoding tRNA uridine-5-carboxymethylaminomethyl(34) synthesis GTPase MnmE; translation: MDTIVAPITPIKKSPIIVFRISGEDALHSLDFIKNKKKIKSRIVNFGLFEDASENLQDYVIYYYFKAPHSYTGEDIVEISFHGNPILAKKALSSFSKKGIRLADPGEFTKRAFLNGKIDLTQAEAIKNIIDASNEFALKTSFLQLDGVLRKKINNIKDRLIDIASTVEAYIDYPEEDFAKDSLGYLKNDLCSLQDAILSLIKGYERYRNIFNNSVNIVIVGKTNVGKSSLFNYLLNEDRSIVSETQGTTRDYIEKDFYLDNFNITLIDTAGFRYCKDEIENEGINKTKKLLNEADLILCIIDLSSNFDLNDNYILDELGKIENNKKILVGNKSDLLERLDYPVDIKISTKTGKNIDELKRRIVKQLYDIDNELDCDVIIQERHFQLLNKIYSIIQNLLQIPIDEALDIFSYEIEGAVNALSEITGETYREEIISNIFENFCVGK
- the gyrA gene encoding DNA gyrase subunit A → MSKNIINIQLEESIRKDYLDYAMSVIISRALPDVRDGLKPVHRRILYAMHKMGLHYNKPFRKSARIVGEVIGKYHPHGDTSVYDALVRLAQDFLMRYSLVDGQGNFGSIDDDPPAAMRYTEARLTKIAEYCLADIEKDTVDFIPNYDGSESEPIVLPTKVPNLLINGCSGIAVGMSTEIPPHNLGEIIDALICLIDNPEITLDDILNIIKGPDYPTAGEIISPESIRELYETGKGSLLLRGKASIENNGKEQIIITELPYKVNKSKLIEDIARLVNEKKITGISDLRDESDRDGIRVVVDIKKGENSEVILNKLYKETKLEEKQHYQFIAIEEGKPKTFNLIKLLNSFINYRIQIVVRRTKYLLKKANETLHILEGLIKALENIDYVINIIKNSKNPDEAARKLMENLELDSKQTDAILKMQLQKLTSLEVSNIRREFQETKEKIDYYNEILTNNGVLMSLIKEELLEVKSQFADKRRTLIIDGAKEINEIDLIPNVEKIVILSRSGYIKRMEKNDIRKQKRGGSGKHGANYRDDDFVKLSIVAKNHDNIMFFTNRGKVYYLKAYQIPEVNWSSKGGYVGNLIEFSANEKIQSMLNVSKDIKDSYIFFVTKFGIVKKSSVTHFRTLRSGVIATRLRENDEIISTYIVREDRKVIIATKKGKSINFKANTLSDIGRNAIGVIGIRLDEDDEVISSFPLYDEDYILTVTSKGYGKLSNINEYRCQQRGGKGIKICKISGKTGDLVSANPVGLDNEVILSTKKGKNIKIAIKDISILSRGSQGVKLITLKDDEVITTTIV
- a CDS encoding DNA gyrase subunit B — encoded protein: MKDEILYDESSIRVLDGLTPVRQSPGMYIGSVDERGLHHLVFEVIDNSIDEAVAGFCKNIIVTIHIDGSITIEDDGRGIPIGEHPTAKKPTLEVVLTTLHAGGKFDNNVYKTSGGLHGVGISVVNALSEFLEVVVKRGGHVYYERFERGKISEALKEIGNTGKSGTKITFKPDPLIFESIDFSYEYISKRLRELSFLNRNLHITIIDERSERRQEFLSEKGLTGFIDYLIGHKKRLLDEAIHIKGAYSYKKDDKELIIMVEIALSYVLEYFDEKIVSFVNNIPTHEGGKHEEGFKIALTKLFNDYCKKYNIGNNNVNIIGDDIREGLVGIISIKMHNPIFEGQTKSKLGSSIAKTAVNEVMNRELSDYFEKNKKIIQEIYKKAYRAYEARLAAKKAKEVTRRKSALESTRLPGKLADCQEKNPELSELFIVEGDSAGGSAKQCRSRHFQAILPLKGKPLNAEKAKDHRLLNNEEIRSIVSALGAGFGEKDFNVGKLRYHKVIIMTDADVDGLHITTLLLTFFFRYMRPLIEHGFLYTAKPPLYRVKKGKEVKYLYNEKDLSDLLISYGSSDITINNKTEIDYIHVLSKIVKYENLINKYVLKGYNDLLIRSLTMYDHININKFSDLKYVEDLIEYLKSKSVLDLFKNFKINFNEEFQRYNIYLKDDTGNTIKINTDLLSTPEFVELVRLSEYIRLLDGPPFNVKNENNNYTFNDTKELVEYIKDKGSKNINIQRYKGLGEMNPDQLWETTMNPETRSLYRIKASDIENVDNIITILMGDDAKPRREFIQDNAIYAKNIDI
- the folD gene encoding bifunctional methylenetetrahydrofolate dehydrogenase/methenyltetrahydrofolate cyclohydrolase FolD, with product MAIILDGKKTSKKIKESIKNEISSIVQKDYRAPSLAVVLVGDNQASEIYVNRKKKTSEYIGIDSKVLKYSSDISEEKLLNIIDSLNKDKNIDGILVQLPLPAHINNINIINSILPDKDVDGFHPFNAGSNIIGHNCFVPCTPLGIIKLLDEYNINISGMNAVILGRSNIVGKPLIPLLLRKDATVTICHSKTKNIKELCSNADLLISAIGKGHFVSQEYVKDGAVVVDVGISRDNKKVVGDVDFESVKNKASYITPVPGGVGPMTIAMLMYNTLKAFKMHNNL